GTGCCCGTCAGCCGCAATGCATCGGCCGACTTTTCTTCCACGACAACGGAGAGCACCGGACGTGGCGCTTCAGCGGTCGCCTCCTGCTTTTCCTGGCAGGACGAGAGCGCAATTGCGGGGAGGAACAAAAACAAGCTTCTGTTTATCCTGAACATTATTGTGCCTGCCCCTTTTCATAGGCGACCTTTTCACCGGTGCGGAGAAATTTGGTTCCAACGGTGACAACGAGATCACCCGGATTGAGCCCTTCCGTGACGACAAATTGACCAGTCTCGTAATCTGCAACCTGAACCGGGCGCATGGCGACTTCCGACGATCGCGGATCGACCAGCCAGACAGCGGGGACGCCGTCCTGCGAAGTCATCGCCGACCACGGAAGCTCGATCGCATCCACCTGCCTGAAGCGGAAATGGCCGGATACGGGCGCGCCGAGCGGCATGGTCATATTGCCGTTCAGACCGACTTTGACCCGGATCGTTCCATTGTCAGGATCGATCGTCGGCGAAATCTCACGCACGGGCGCCGCGACGGTTTGGGCAGTATCCGACAGGAGGCTGACATTGACGAGATTGTCGATATCGCGCTCGAGGAAGAGGGATTCGTAGACATCGAAGACCGCATCGCGCGGCCCGTCATGCGCCAGCGTGAAGACAAGCTGGGCGGCCTGCGCCACCTGGCCGACCTCGACATTGCGCGCCGTGATAACGCCATCCGCATCGGCCCTGAGCTCGGTATAGGACAACGCATCGCGCGCCGTATCGAGTTGGGCCTGCGCCGATCTCACTGCCCCTTGCGTGGTAAGCAGGGTTTCCTGCGCCTTGTCGACCGCCGAACGCGAAGTCACCTGCGTCTTGAACAGGCTCTGCTGACGGTCGAACGTCAGCTGCGCCTGCGTCTGCTGTGCTTCAGCGGATTGCAGGTTGGCCAAGGCGACATCAATGTCGGCCTTCTGCTCTTCGGGGTCGATACGGGCGAGCAATTGTCCTGTCTTTACCCGCGCACCCACATCCACCAGCCGTTCGATGATCTTGCCGCTGACCCGGAACGACAGATCCGTCTGGACCCTTGCGCGCACTTCGCCGGTTATGACGCTGCCGCGATCGACGGGCTTTTTCTCAGCCGCCACCACATCGACGGTGCGCAACGGCTTTTCGGCAGGTGGTTCTTCATTACTGCAGGACGACAGGGCGAAAATGCCGCCAAGCGCCGCCGCTATAAGCATGGTTTTCATGGTGACCTCTTGATCTTCGCCTCATCCTATAATATTTGACTAACCGAATAGTCAATGAAATTTTCATGCCGCTGATCGGGGATCTGTCCAGGGTATCGGGCCAGCTCCCCGAATGATCATTCCCCTCTTCGTCCGGCACATCTTTGCGGGCGCATCGGCGATGTTCCGGCATATTGAAGCATGCGTGCGCCTTCACAAAAATCCATTCCGGTTTTTGCGCCGGTGCTATAGGCAACCAAAACTCATTTCCGCCAATTGCGACGGACAGAAGGGCACGCGCCAAAAATAAAGAAGGATCTGGGGCCATGGCGAAAACAAAACTGACACGCGCTGAACAGAAGATACAA
The DNA window shown above is from Agrobacterium tumefaciens and carries:
- a CDS encoding efflux RND transporter periplasmic adaptor subunit: MKTMLIAAALGGIFALSSCSNEEPPAEKPLRTVDVVAAEKKPVDRGSVITGEVRARVQTDLSFRVSGKIIERLVDVGARVKTGQLLARIDPEEQKADIDVALANLQSAEAQQTQAQLTFDRQQSLFKTQVTSRSAVDKAQETLLTTQGAVRSAQAQLDTARDALSYTELRADADGVITARNVEVGQVAQAAQLVFTLAHDGPRDAVFDVYESLFLERDIDNLVNVSLLSDTAQTVAAPVREISPTIDPDNGTIRVKVGLNGNMTMPLGAPVSGHFRFRQVDAIELPWSAMTSQDGVPAVWLVDPRSSEVAMRPVQVADYETGQFVVTEGLNPGDLVVTVGTKFLRTGEKVAYEKGQAQ